The sequence tttaaaatttaaatatatttattattttaattttactaaaatatttatataatatatatggtATTTATAATTAGGAGGCCTTTATCATTATAAGGCTTTAAACGGTTGCCTTACTAGCTGTGAGCGGCGGTTTCGGAAGTatacccaagtgtctttagtaACTATGGCActacaaggcttttcaacctaatcgggaacaCGCTAACCAGTCACAGAGACTAATGGAGAGATGGGAATCGCCACCCAGGTAACtgagacacttttactaatgagtgacatTTCTTGATTCCATAATGAATATTACTCACCAATCCATAGATGGATCTAGAACccaacttctttatttgtgtatatttatctttaattttattatttaacgtgctattctatataaatgaaacaattatatatattgcacATCAAGCACTAtaacatgtgaggtccacctaaatctagcctattttattaaaacctAGCCCATATTCAAAGTTATTAACCTACTatactagttaattatatacaagGTTCACCTAGTATTAGCCCGATTACAAATTATTCTCtgattttcagtttttaagCATAATAaactactttttatgaaaagGCATAAATCAGCaatcttaaatctaatatagTCCAATTTAACCTAATTAAAGCATGACAAAACCTATTAAGTTTATGTTGATTTTAAGGCCTAATTACCATTTAATTAACCTGATGGTCAACAGTTTTCATGTTGAGTCCAATTTTAAAGCTTATGTCTATATGTTAGttttaattagacaatcaCACAATAGGTATTTAGCATCCATCACagataaagcaaaaataaaaaattgaaagtaaatctagctattacaacccgcctataactaaaaattagaaagaaaaacccTTAACTAAGTTACAGTACATAAAATTGCCAAAAAGTACATCAAAAACTCGTAAATCAACCTAAAAATTATGCATAACCGATCGGCTTATGGTGTAGAGCGAATTGGTCAATGCAAAGCCGAATTGGCTTTAGGGCTTCGAGTGGCTTTTTTATAGTTCTTCTCGATTTCTCGCACCCAGAACCgattttcacatgcacataggGTAAAAATTCAGTTAGAAATATGtaatattaacaaaagaattgaaatataatctaattatatttaccATTAACTAATCAAGTGCAAAAACCAAAGTGTTCTTAtcatcagattcaaaacccgTTAAAATTAGCATGTTTAGTATAAAGGAGTTCTAGTCTAATCATGTAAATCATGTGGAacaaacattagaaaacattcctaatatatttctataaaaatatatatatataagaagcAATAGGAGAAGAGATGTTGATGACGTGGATGTAGGAGAGCCCTCAGGTTGTTACCATTGGTTGTCGTTCTGCGAGTCTCAGGAGATGAGGAAGCTGTTGAATCAAAGAGTGGTTGGGAATCCagttctatttttgaaattttagaaaaaaatttgtcGTTCATCAATAGGTTTCCTAATTTAGGAGCTCTTTGTTAGTGAGTAGctaacaaataaaaagggattaaatcttttgttttcaaacaattattataaaaaatacttcaaatactaataattaCCGTAAACACCTtctagaaacttatttttaccaatttttggcattttaggtcgaaaatatatataaaacggCATCCGATTTGGAAAACAGCTAATCAACATTGTGTAGAGCCAATCAACTCTATGCTAAGGCTCTAAGGAGCAAAAGTTCTAGAAATTTTGACAATTTAGTCCTTGGATTTGTgaaagctttcattttatccctcaaacttttttttttctgtcaattgggtccaaattgattctagaaaagtaattttaagtccaattatTCACATCCTTCTCTCAGATTTTCCACTTCTTAATCTCCAAAACTCGAGaaaggtagtaactttcatcatcgggttttctataattccctcgatatctagatccggAAAATGGATGCTGACAGCTACCCCCGGTTTGTCGAGATTTATAATCATGCgtgcaattaaataaattgagacaaatcataatatcaagGTTACTGTTACAACCTGATCTATGGGACCGTGACCAACTaaagaatgggtaggcttaaggccttaaaacccgtagtaagcctaatTAGTCAAAGATCCAAATAAATACATACATAATTATATACTATTAAAACAAACCAATATTTCACTCACAAATctgtatataattaaattaatcctTCAGCTGGATTACTAGCAAATAtcacataatttttaacagaccaatttaaaatataaggtACCAAGTACACTACTGCAgagaatctagaattttaaataatttaaaatacaaaaagttAAGATTTAATTACAGTAAGTTCGAAGGGGAAAGGAAAGTCAGGCTGTAAGAAGGAGTAGGCGGAGGACCTAGCTCTCACctgaaaaatttagaattgagactgtcagtctcgagagtgagttaaaatcatatatttgaAGTAAAGCAGCCATAAAGGCACATATGCAATGGTTGATAAAATAAGACGGaacaacacaaaataataagtaagTGCCATagcataattaaaaataatagattttttaacTCATAAAGCACGAGcacttcagtagaaccctaacacCAATACTAGCAGCCTTTCGGTTCTATTATTtcaataggactggcgcccagagagcgaagctcaaccagagtccttaaatccagtctggtcacttgaTTCCCAATATAGCCGGCGTCGAGAGAGCAACGCTTGACCAGAGACCTTTCCTCCGGCAATCAATTCTCAATTCTCACAGCCTAGagtgttatactcaaccagggcaaattctaaaaatattcttttattatttgtctCTAGACCTATTCATGGGCCTGGGTAACCGCCCAGACCCGCCCTCTTTGGGCCGAGCttggaaaaattatttttaggacAAGCCCGGCACGGCCTGGTCCAATGTCTAATATAGttactaaaaaaatagctTTAAAATAGATATGTGGTACTTGTAGCACTCAAACCTATGACCTTCTTTTTATAATCAAGTGCCTTATACCACTTAGCTAgctattatttatgtttataattttgttattattaataatatataaataaaaacagaaaatcctaaatgtaattaaaatttgaaagaaaccCATCTGACcatatttcttcttctctcaTTTCCTCTCCTCTGTTGCTTGCCGCCGCTAGTCCatttatttcaaacaaaaaaattaacccCATTCTCTTCTTCTCAAACTTCAAACATATCATTAATATCTTAAGAATTTCGGattctattttttttggaCTAGGACTACACAACAACACAGGTATTTcgttttctttatatataattattagattttttctatatatttttatttttggtgatttatcttcttttaGGTTATAATCTAAACAtgttattgatattgatttttttttcatttatcattttattttttctggaTTATACCAaagttagattttttttaattatgaaattttcgGCTTATTGTTGTGACCTGTATTATTTTTCTGggttataacaaaattaggcaGGCTACGTTTTCTAACATTTTTGGGTATTATGAAATTtagttagattttttttttaatttctttggtggattataaactaaaatttatattgactATTTGAATGGAAATCTGacattttctatttgttttttttttatgtaatgcAGATTAAAACTTGGTTCATGGCTGAAGAACAAAATTCTATAGTACCTGAAAATGACAAAGATAAATAGCCCATTGAGGATGGCTTTGCAGAATATGAAGTTTCCAAAAAGAGAGCAAAGACTACTTTATCTGTTTGGGAACATTTTGAGCTAATCGTAAACGATAAATATAAGCATTATAAGCATTATAAGTCTACTTTGAAGCCAAAGCAAAATATAAGCATTATAAGTCTACTTTGAGTGCTACTGCAAAAAATGGAACATCACATTTAAGGCGTCATATAACTAAATGCTCAAAATATGGAAATGCAGATATTAAACAATTTCTTATAGGTAGTGAAGTATTAACTGATGGGAATAATTCTATAAAGAATTATAAGTTTGATCATGATGAATTGCGCCATTGCATTAGCATGTTTGTTGTTCAAGGTTCTCATCCTTTTACTATTGTGGAAGAAAAGGGTTTTAGGCGCATGTTGTGTAAGGCGCGTCCTCAATTTAGAGCATATAGTAGGCATACTCTTAAAAGAGATATTCTTACTTTGTATGTGAAAGAAAGGGATAATCTTAGAGAAATGATTTCCAATGCTCCTCGTAAAATTTGTTTGACAACTGATAATTGGAAGAGTCAACATACTTCGGAATATGCTTTTAGCATTGGAAACAAGAACATTACTGCTTCTAGAAGTTCTCTTAATTCTAAGACGGTTCAAGCTTTAGATTGTCTCAAGGATTGGATTCGTACGGAAGGTAATAaaagttgtttatttataattcaatctattttctgaattttattttcaaattaagttttataattaactaatttttattttgtgaatttttgTCTAGATGATTTTACACCTAAATTTGAATCCGATAGCTCAAATGAGGATGATATTAGTGATATTGATGGCAAAGAAGAAAGTGAAATTATGGATTTTTAGgtaagtttattatttatatattaatttagcttactagttatttttatttatataaaatacttattaatttaaatattttttgttttgtaggAAATGTGAATTTGCCTTGAAGGAGTTTTCATTTATATTGTTGTTCTTTTCAGTTTTTGGAGTTTTATTTGGATggttaagaatattaattgatGTTTGTATCTTTGTTATCATGATGAACATGCTTATTgggtttaaattttgaatatttgtgCTGAATATTTATGGAAAGTGTTTTATATACTGTTACTGTTAGCGTTAGTATATTACTGTTTTGAAGtttcaaattagaattttatttacagGTTTAATAGTTGGGTGGGCCgggctttttaaaaaatttagggCTTGGGCTTGGGTAGAgggatattaaaaaatcttcgGGCTTGGGCGGGCTCGGGCTTGTTCAAAAAAAAGTCAGGCCCGTCCCACGAACATGTCTACTTGTCTCTTATTGATATTAGTACACACGCGGTCTTGATACAAcacatcaggtggcatgttctactgtcaTCTCATCccaaataaatatacaatcaTAGTATCAAAAATGcggaaaataatatataaatagcaaGAAACTTAACTATTgttcaatattaaataatattgaacAACACATATTTGcagttataaatttaatcaattaaaatagtaaatagatgattaatatataagtCGACATAGCTCTATGTATATGTTCTTTGGAGCTAGAACCCATAAAtagaatgaaataaaataacggTGAGCCTAGAGCGACGAACAGAACATGGCTCAAGGGTGTCTATACAAAGCCCTTCTCTTCTTCATTAATAAAGAGGCAATGCACTCTTTGAATGGTACTTGATTCATAAAGAATGAATCTTTTGGTTAGAAGTTATACGTActttataagaattaataaaaatttccaaTAATATCCACCATGATAATATATACACACGATGGTAATAATATacgtaataattattaaacaaaattgctatataaaaatttggcATATGGCACATAAATAgaagatatatgactttaactcacagttctgtcGCGATCCACAGGCTGCTTctatgcctcgggtggagctggctgGACGGATGGACtatctatttataaaaataactcaattaataagatattcataattttactTAGGCCTAAAGACTCCTAGATTAGACTGCCTAAGAAATTATGACTAAAAAATTCTACTAAAAATTTGGCAGAACCTTCCCTAATTATGGACGTTTACCCTCATATAACAGGTCTAGAACCTGCTAGAAATACTtcaatatttcatatttatttaatgggAGTTGGGCCACCAAAACTGCATTATTTTTCCGACTTTGCAACACAACCCAAATTACAGTACAAAAATTAACAGTtagacaaaataatattatttacgaTATATCACACAAATATCTTCCTCgcatttaatttagttaattacaGCTTCAATTTACATAACGGAATATTAACTCCTTTTGTAATTAATCTGCAGTAATTCTAAAATCAGgctactaatttattaaataatttgattaattaattataactaacaattaataaccaattattttctaataattttaaaataattttcaaagtctaaataaaattataccgagccGAAACAGAACTTATGTTCGTCTAGTAAACACCAGGGTTCGAAAGCCGATACCGTTAATGGTGCCGAATTTCCGGAAGCTTGAGTTGTGGGGAGTCCAAATATGCAAATGTCTTCGCCTGAAACTCACTGGAAGTCACTAGATCAAGGCCAGAAAGTTTCAACTCCAGCGAGGCACACTCACTATTGCTGGCGGAGGGAAATCTGTGGGGAAGAGTTGCCTTGAGGTTTTCAGAGTCCTAGAGTCCATTTCTAGCATCAGGTCAGCGAAGAGACATCAACAAGAGGCTGTTCGACGGCAACAACAAGGTGAGTCGACTTTTCCTCCTTGTTGCAGCAAGGAATGGCGAGGAGGAGGTAGAGAGAGACGACGTCGACGAGAAATAGGAGAAGGGAGGAAGCTGCAGTGGCGGAAATGGAGGGTACGGAGAAGGAGAAGGGAGAAGAGGGTGACGGGGAAAGAGAAGGAGGGGAGGGaaaatttttactattattattatttttttcataataaaagatgaaaaatgcAAATGAGTCCCCCCTTCAAAAATTTGCTACAAAGACACCCTTGCCccaactattattatttatggtttatttatttatatatgtaaaataattatcccatgaatatttaatgtaatattgatttaaaaatttaccaaattaCCCTTGATAAAActaaagcaattaaaatttaaattcacgggtattacattctcctcccttaagaaaatttatcctCGACTTTTGAAAAAAGCAAGGCTTACCTCAAGATTGAAATAAATGAGGGCAGAGGTCTCTCATCTCTTGCTCGGTTTTCCAGGTACACTCCTCGGTCGAATGATTTCACCATAACACCTTGACCATCGGTATAACAGTGCAGTTGGCGAACTTGAGTATCCACGATCATAACTGGCTACTCTTCGTAGGTCAAGTCTTCACTTACTTCCATATATTGAGGCTGCAACACGTGCGATGGATTCGAAATGTACTTTCTCAATATGGATATATGAAATACCAGTTGCACGTATGAGAAATTCAGCGACAAGTCCAACTTGTATGCTACCTCTTCAATCCTGTCAATAATCTCAGAGGGTCCCACATAATAAGGGGCCAACTTGTGTTTCTTGCCAAACCATATCACACCACGCATAAGGGACACCTTCAAGAACACATATTCCCCAATACTGAACTCCACGTGCTTCCACTTCGGATCTGCATAATTCTTCTGCCTACTGAAAGCTATCTTCAGTCGCTCGCAGATAATAGGAACCTTTTCCAAAGTGATCTGAAATAACTTCGGTCCTGCTAACTTCCATTCGCCAACTTCTTCCTAACACATAGGAGAATTGCACTTCCGACCATAAAATGACTTATAAGGGGCTATCTTGATGCTTGCATAGTAGCTGTTGTTATAAGGAACTTAATCATTGGTAGGTACCAATCCCACTGTCCATCAAAGTCTATCACACACATCTGAACCATATCTTCCAAGGTCTGAATTGTCCTCTTTGATTGTCCGTCAGTCTAAGGGTGAAAAGCTGTGTTGAACTCCAATCTAGTACCAAGCTCCTCTTGTAGCTCTCTCTAAAACCTCGAAGTGAACTACGGTTCTTTGTCAGACATTATAGAAACAGGAATGTTGTGACGACTAACAATTCTCTCCAGATACACTCGTGCATACGTAGCCATAGAATAAGGAGTCTTCACGGGAAGGAAGTGCGATGACTTAGTCAATTGGTCCATAATTACCCAGATAGAGTCATAACCAGCCGAAGTCTTAGGTAAACCCGATACAACATCCATAGTAATCCTTTCCTATTTTCACTATGGTATAAGAAGCGGTTGTAATAACCTGACAACTTCTGATGCTCTAATTTAACCTTCTAACACGTCAGACACTTGGAGACAAACTCTGCCACATCCCTTTTCGTTCCATTCTACCAATAATTGCCTTTCAAATCGTGATATATCTTGGTAGAAGTTGGGTGTATGTGGTAAGCTGTATAGTGAGCCTCTTCTAAAATCTCCTTCCTGAGATTATCCATATTAGGAACACACATCCTAGTGCCCATCCTGAGAGTATCGTCATTAtctataacaaaattattagttCGACCCGCTTCACTTCTTTCCAAATTTTTCTTAACTGTGGGTCTTGACTTTGAGCTAACTTGATTCTATTAACAAGCACATACCTAACCTTGAAATGTGCCAACAATGCTCTCAATTCCAATACCTCCATCTGCAACCCTTGGTCGTACAACTCGTGCAACTCTTTGGTGAGAGGTCTTTTAGAAGTTCTAACCATCTCCTCTGCCTTAGATTTAACTCTTTCTGCTGAAAGATATACTTCAAACCCTTATAGTCCGTATATATCTCTCACGTTTCCCTGTACAGGTAGTGCTTTTAGATCTTAAGGGCAAGGATTACTGCTGCCATTTCCAAATCATGAGTAGAGTAATTTTATTCATGCATCTTCAATTTCCTAAATGCATAAGCCATTACCTTACCATGTTGCATTAGAACGTAACCCAAACCCACTTTGGAAGCGTCACAATACAGCATGAATTTACCAGTCTTAAAGGGTAAGGTCAACACTGGAGTTGAGGTCAAATACTCTTTCAGCCTCTAACAACTTCTTTCACACGCATCAGTCCATTGGAATATGATGTTTTTCTGAGTCAGCCTAGTCAAAGGTGCTACTATCCTCGAGAAGTTTTGCACGAATCAGCGATAGTAGCCTACCAAACCCAAAAAGCTACAAATCTCTGTCATCGTGGTCGGTCTGTGCCAATCAGTCACCGCCTTCACTTTCTTAGGGTCCACTTAAATACCCTCTCTAGACACACATGACCTAGAAAAGCAATTCTTCCTAACTAAAACTCTCACATGGAGAACTTAGCGTACAACTGATGCTCCCACAATGTTTGAAGTACCATTCTCAAATGCCATGCGCGCTCCTCTTCGCTTTTGGAGTACACCAggatatcatcaatgaatacaATGACAAAGCGATCTAGTAACAGCTTGAATACCCGATTCATCAAATTCATGAAGTCTGCAGGAGCATTAGTGAGTCCAAAAAACATTACCAGAAACTCATAATGCCCATAATGCGTCTTAAATGCCGTCTTTGAAATGTCTTCCTTATGAATCCTCAACTGGTGATACCCCGATCACAAATCAATCTTAGAGAAGCATGCAACTCCTTGAAGTTGATCGAATAGATCATCGATGTGAGGAAGTGGATACTTATTATAATCATCGCTCTATTCAGCTACTGGCAGTCAATATAGAGGCGCAAGGTAccatatttcttcttcatgaACAGAACAGGAGCACCCCATGGAGACGTATTAGGTCTGATAAAACCCTTATCCAAGAGGTCCTGCAACTGCTCCTTTAACTCTGCTAATGCCATTCCGTAGGGTGGCATAGAAATAGGAGCTGTACCGGTACGACATCGATGAGAAACTCTATCTCTCTATGAGGCGCAACCCTGGTAGCTCTTTTAGAAATACATCAGAAAACTCATAGACTACCGAAACATCATTGACTCTACCTTTTTCTACCGAAGTATCCTTGACTAATGCTAGATATCCCTGATACCCACGTCAAAGCATCCGTCTAGCCGTAATGGCTAATACGAGATTTGATGGGTCATGTATTTGCTCacctttaaaataaaactttgagTCTCTCAGAATTTGAAAAGTTACTTGCTTCTCCCGACAGTCTAACATGGCATAATGCATAGCCAGCCAATCGATTCCCAAAATTACGTCGAAATCCATTACGTCCAACAAGATTAAATTAGCAATCAAATCTCGACCCTCAACTAACACCAGACACGACTAAAACACAACATTAGTCTCTAAGGCGTCACTTACAGCGTACTGACCAACATAGGAACCTGAAGTCTAACCGGTTGAACACCCAACCTTAAAGCAAAACTAGGCAATACAAAGGAATGGGTAGCCCCAAGGTCTAACAAAACTCTAGCCTCATAATAGCAAACTGGAATTATACCTGACACCATAACATTAGAGGCTCGTGCATCCTGATGGGTGAGAATGAGCACTCTTGTTTGCCCATGAATTGACTGCTGAGAGCTCGAAGCCTGACTCTGAACTCTGCCCCTTGATCGGCCTCCCAAAGGCTTACTTTCAAAACCATGGTCTTGTTGGCTGACAAACTGAGATTCACCCTGAGAATATCCAAGAGCTCTAGAAAAGGCTGGCAGGGTCACAGTAGTAGACGAGCCTTGATAGAAAGATGGCTAACTGAAATAGCGGAAACATGCTCGAGCCATATGACCCATCTCGCCACACCTGAAATAGGCTCCGCTGGAAAGTAAGAACAGTCCTTGATGTGACCTGTTGTACATCTGACAAGTGCTGGCTCTAAAACTAGAGTTGTTATAACCAAAACTCTGCCCATTGCCACTAAAGCCTTGTCCTAGCCTGAATCCTCA is a genomic window of Ricinus communis isolate WT05 ecotype wild-type chromosome 2, ASM1957865v1, whole genome shotgun sequence containing:
- the LOC107261193 gene encoding uncharacterized protein LOC107261193 yields the protein MDVVSGLPKTSAGYDSIWVIMDQLTKSSHFLPVKTPYSMATYARVYLERIVSRHNIPEEVGEWKLAGPKLFQITLEKVPIICERLKIAFSRQKNYADPKWKHVEFSIGEYVFLKVSLMRGVIWFGKKHKLAPYYVGPSEIIDRIEEVAYKLDLSLNFSYVQLVFHISILRKYISNPSHVLQPQYMEVSEDLTYEE